The Micromonospora krabiensis genome window below encodes:
- the bla gene encoding class A beta-lactamase has product MVLVTQRLVAAVTAVSLAACTPANAPEQPAGDREVRVTASVVADHDREFRLLEERFDARLGVYAIDTGTERTVAYRADERFAYASTFKALAAAEVLDETTDAELNRVVRYSADDLVTYSPITQQHVADGMTLREIADAAVRYSDNTAGNLLLRQLGGPQRFEKKLRAIGDTVTDPARYETALNEARPGDRRDTSTARALAQDLRAYAVGDALAPADRDVLTGWLRGNTTGGELIRAGVPDGWAVGDKTGAGGYGTRNDIAVIWPPDRAPIVLAVLSGRDEKDADYDNALIARATEVVISAL; this is encoded by the coding sequence ATGGTTCTGGTGACACAACGACTGGTGGCCGCGGTGACGGCGGTGTCCCTCGCCGCGTGCACCCCCGCCAATGCCCCGGAACAGCCGGCGGGGGACCGAGAGGTGCGGGTCACCGCGTCCGTGGTCGCCGACCACGACCGCGAGTTCCGGCTCTTGGAGGAGAGGTTCGACGCCCGGTTGGGGGTGTACGCCATCGACACCGGCACGGAGCGCACGGTGGCGTATCGGGCCGATGAGCGGTTCGCGTACGCGTCGACGTTCAAGGCCTTGGCCGCTGCCGAGGTCCTCGACGAGACCACCGACGCCGAGCTGAACCGGGTGGTGCGGTACTCGGCGGACGACCTGGTGACCTACTCGCCGATCACGCAGCAGCACGTCGCCGACGGCATGACGCTGCGCGAGATCGCCGACGCGGCCGTGCGCTACAGCGACAACACGGCCGGCAACCTGCTGCTGCGCCAACTCGGCGGACCCCAGCGGTTCGAGAAGAAACTGCGGGCGATCGGCGACACGGTCACCGACCCGGCACGCTACGAAACCGCACTCAACGAGGCGAGGCCGGGTGACCGGCGGGACACCAGCACCGCGCGCGCCCTGGCCCAGGATCTGCGGGCGTACGCCGTCGGCGACGCTCTGGCACCGGCGGACCGCGACGTGCTCACGGGTTGGCTGCGGGGCAACACCACCGGCGGCGAGCTGATCCGCGCCGGTGTCCCCGACGGCTGGGCCGTCGGGGACAAGACCGGCGCCGGCGGATACGGCACCCGCAACGACATCGCGGTGATCTGGCCCCCGGACCGCGCGCCGATCGTCCTCGCGGTGCTGTCGGGCCGCGACGAGAAGGACGCCGACTACGACAACGCGCTGATCGCCCGGGCGACCGAGGTCGTGATCTCCGCGCTGTGA
- a CDS encoding ABC transporter permease subunit: MPNVMTKTLWDSRRSLAGFAVGTALVGTMYAGFYSQVSDGAMGEAVEGFSPALREALNMEDIASAAGYLGSSVFGIIVPLIAVIYGIATGTRAIAGDEEAGYLDLLLAHPVSRTRLLLHRCAALAIGAFVLAALVLLAMLAIRSSAQLTTVSVGQFAAQCAALALLSTVFGAVAIAIGAATGSRAAALAGSATVGVLAYAASTFATQIGAGGLRYVSPFHYYIGNEPLRNGFQWADLGILAAAIAVLVLIAGTVFNRRDLTS, translated from the coding sequence GTGCCTAACGTCATGACCAAGACCCTCTGGGACTCCCGCCGCAGCCTCGCCGGCTTCGCCGTCGGCACCGCCCTGGTCGGCACGATGTACGCCGGCTTCTACTCGCAGGTCTCCGACGGAGCGATGGGCGAGGCCGTCGAGGGCTTCTCCCCCGCGCTGCGCGAAGCCCTCAACATGGAGGACATCGCCAGCGCCGCCGGCTACCTCGGTTCCAGCGTCTTCGGCATCATCGTGCCGCTGATCGCCGTCATCTACGGCATCGCCACCGGCACCCGAGCCATCGCCGGCGACGAGGAAGCCGGCTACCTCGATCTCCTGCTCGCCCACCCGGTCAGCCGGACGCGCCTCCTGCTGCACCGCTGCGCCGCGCTCGCCATCGGCGCCTTCGTCCTCGCCGCACTCGTCCTGCTCGCCATGCTCGCCATCCGCAGCAGCGCCCAACTCACCACCGTCAGCGTCGGTCAGTTCGCCGCCCAGTGCGCGGCACTGGCACTGCTGTCCACCGTCTTCGGTGCCGTCGCCATCGCCATCGGCGCCGCCACCGGCAGCCGGGCCGCCGCACTCGCCGGCAGCGCCACCGTCGGCGTCCTCGCCTACGCCGCGAGCACCTTCGCCACCCAGATCGGCGCCGGCGGACTGCGCTACGTCTCGCCGTTTCACTACTACATCGGCAACGAACCGCTGCGTAACGGCTTCCAGTGGGCCGACCTCGGCATCCTCGCCGCGGCCATCGCCGTGCTCGTCCTCATCGCCGGCACCGTCTTCAACCGCCGCGACCTGACCAGCTGA
- a CDS encoding ABC transporter ATP-binding protein — protein sequence MGDVIQLEKLTKTYGSRRGLVELDLAVAEGEVFGFLGPNGAGKSTTIRLLLDLIRPTSGQARLFGRDPREHAVELHRRIGYLAGDFVVNPRQRVGECLTFLADLRGGVPRTRIEHLAARLDLDLAARIKALSKGNRQKVGLVQAFMHHPDLLILDEPTSGLDPLVQQTFLDLVREAKTAGQTVFMSSHIMTEVEAVADRVGIIREGRLVALDTVARLRDHALHRFEITFTGPIDQASLAALPGISDLTVDGPTARFALATDPNELIQVLARHQVASLRASEPDLEELFFAYYQPAEAAKEPSRA from the coding sequence ATGGGAGACGTGATTCAGCTGGAGAAGCTGACGAAGACGTACGGGAGCCGCCGAGGGTTGGTCGAGCTGGACCTGGCGGTCGCCGAGGGCGAGGTATTCGGCTTTCTCGGCCCCAACGGTGCCGGAAAGTCCACCACGATCCGCCTGCTGCTGGACCTCATCCGCCCCACGAGCGGCCAGGCCCGGCTGTTCGGCCGTGACCCGCGCGAGCACGCCGTCGAACTCCACCGCCGGATCGGCTACCTTGCCGGCGACTTCGTGGTCAACCCGCGCCAGCGAGTCGGCGAGTGCCTGACCTTCCTGGCCGACCTGCGCGGCGGCGTACCCCGGACGCGGATCGAGCACCTCGCCGCCCGCCTCGATCTCGACCTGGCCGCCCGGATCAAGGCGCTGTCGAAGGGCAACCGGCAGAAGGTCGGCCTGGTCCAGGCGTTCATGCACCACCCCGACCTGCTGATCCTCGACGAGCCGACCTCCGGACTCGACCCGCTCGTCCAACAGACCTTCCTCGACCTCGTCCGCGAGGCCAAGACCGCCGGCCAGACCGTGTTCATGTCCTCGCACATCATGACCGAGGTCGAAGCGGTCGCCGACCGGGTCGGGATCATCCGGGAAGGCCGCCTCGTCGCCCTCGACACCGTCGCCCGGCTCCGCGACCACGCCCTGCACCGATTCGAGATCACCTTCACCGGCCCGATCGATCAGGCCAGCCTCGCCGCCCTCCCCGGCATCTCCGACCTGACAGTCGACGGCCCGACCGCCCGGTTCGCCCTGGCCACCGACCCCAACGAGCTGATCCAGGTCCTCGCCCGTCATCAGGTCGCCAGCCTGCGGGCCAGCGAGCCCGATCTCGAGGAACTCTTCTTCGCCTACTACCAGCCCGCCGAAGCCGCCAAGGAGCCCAGCCGTGCCTAA
- a CDS encoding penicillin acylase family protein: MPRPAVRSRLAALTAAAAVTASVLTVTPPSPALAATTFAANDYCLGQCADILPPGQNGNATLVAILAHQAFGTRPAHSSDQLDEYANLVYNYAGLTDEQIAHFYNDASFGVPAAQVESTISPRPDVTIVRDKATGVPHITGTTRAGTMFGAGYAGAQDRLWVMDLLRHAGRGTLTSFAGGAPGNRELEQSIWANSPYSEADLQAQVDALRLKGTRGQQLYTDVVDYIAGINAYIDRSIAEDNYPGEYVLAGAGKPQHFTMTDLIATAGVIGGLFGGGGGSEIQSALVRVAARAKYGAIEGDRVWTAFRSQNDPETVLTLHDGQSFPYGATPSGATSAVLPDAGTVVAEPLAYDLSGGAAARTGASTATKDLLGGLSNLRAHGMSNAVVVSGRHSSTGNPVAVFGPQTGYFAPQLLMLQELQGPGISARGAAFAGLNLYVLLGRGQDYAWSATSASQDLTDTYAVPLCTTDGSAPTLRTNRYLYHGQCLAMEALEKRNSWSPTLADSTPAGSYTLRALRTKYGLVAYRGLVNGQPTAFTKLRSTYRHEADSAIGFQAYNDPAAMGSAAAFQASAASVGYAFNWFYVNSTEAAYFNSGSNPVRPATADPNLPTKAEPAYEWVGWNPDTNDATYIPTSAHPQSVNQDYYVSWNNKQARDFGAADGNFSFGSVHRGQLLDAPVRAAIAQRKLGRADVVRIMADAAVTDLRGQQVLGDLLRVLDSTPVTDPALADAVGKLRAWQQAGARRVETTPGSKVYQHAGAIRIFDAWWPLLASAQFRPGLGPDLYAALVDAIEVNEAPSGGQNGGRDGAASWALQGQAHKGSSFQYGWWGYVDKDLRTVLGDPVAGGLGRAYCGNGNLGACRQSLLDTLGQAAAVPATTVYPGDNSCGAGDQWCADSIAHSGLGGITHPVIAWQNRPTYQQVVSFPARRGDDLTNLAQGRAATASSTQFLTSHTPDKAVDGSLSSRWASSYNDNQWIRVDLGAARSVSRVVLRWEAAYGTSYRVEVSGDGNSWTPVFTTTTGNGGVDNVTFAPVTARYVRVYGVKRATSYGFSLYEFEAYGR, encoded by the coding sequence ATGCCCCGTCCCGCTGTCCGTAGCCGGCTCGCGGCGCTCACCGCCGCCGCCGCCGTGACCGCGAGCGTCCTGACGGTGACCCCGCCGTCACCGGCGCTGGCCGCCACCACGTTCGCCGCCAACGACTACTGCCTCGGCCAGTGCGCCGACATCCTGCCCCCCGGGCAGAACGGCAACGCCACGCTGGTCGCCATCCTGGCCCACCAAGCCTTCGGCACCCGCCCGGCGCACTCCAGCGACCAACTCGACGAGTACGCGAACCTGGTCTACAACTACGCCGGGCTGACCGACGAACAGATCGCCCACTTCTACAACGACGCCTCGTTCGGCGTCCCGGCCGCGCAGGTCGAGAGCACCATCTCGCCGCGGCCGGACGTCACCATCGTGCGGGACAAGGCCACCGGCGTCCCGCACATCACCGGCACCACCCGCGCCGGCACCATGTTCGGCGCCGGCTACGCCGGGGCCCAGGACCGGCTCTGGGTGATGGACCTGCTGCGGCACGCCGGCCGCGGCACGCTCACCTCGTTCGCCGGCGGCGCACCGGGCAACCGGGAGCTGGAGCAGAGCATCTGGGCCAACTCGCCCTACTCCGAGGCGGACCTGCAGGCCCAGGTGGACGCGCTGCGCCTCAAGGGCACCCGAGGCCAGCAGCTCTACACCGACGTGGTCGACTACATCGCCGGCATCAACGCCTACATCGACAGGTCGATCGCCGAGGACAACTACCCGGGTGAGTACGTGCTCGCCGGCGCCGGCAAGCCGCAGCACTTCACCATGACCGACCTCATCGCCACCGCCGGCGTCATCGGCGGACTCTTCGGCGGGGGAGGCGGCAGCGAGATCCAGTCCGCGCTGGTCCGGGTGGCCGCCCGGGCCAAGTACGGAGCCATCGAGGGCGACCGGGTGTGGACGGCGTTCCGCTCGCAGAACGACCCGGAGACCGTGCTCACCCTGCACGACGGGCAGAGCTTCCCCTACGGGGCGACCCCGTCGGGCGCGACCAGCGCGGTGTTGCCCGACGCCGGCACGGTGGTCGCCGAACCCCTCGCCTACGACCTCAGCGGCGGGGCCGCTGCCCGCACCGGCGCCAGCACCGCCACCAAGGACCTGCTCGGCGGCCTGTCCAACCTGCGCGCGCACGGCATGTCCAACGCCGTCGTGGTCTCCGGACGACACAGCAGCACCGGCAACCCGGTGGCCGTGTTCGGGCCGCAGACCGGCTACTTCGCGCCGCAGCTGCTGATGCTCCAGGAGCTGCAAGGCCCGGGCATCAGCGCCCGCGGTGCCGCGTTCGCCGGGCTCAACCTCTACGTGCTGCTCGGCCGAGGCCAGGACTACGCGTGGAGCGCGACCTCCGCCTCCCAGGACCTCACCGACACGTACGCGGTGCCGCTGTGCACCACCGACGGCAGCGCCCCGACGCTGCGCACCAACCGCTACCTCTACCACGGGCAGTGCCTCGCCATGGAGGCGCTGGAGAAGCGCAACTCCTGGTCGCCGACGCTGGCCGACTCCACCCCCGCCGGCTCGTACACCCTGCGCGCGCTGCGCACCAAGTACGGGCTGGTCGCCTACCGAGGGCTGGTGAACGGGCAGCCGACCGCGTTCACCAAGCTGCGCTCGACCTACCGGCACGAGGCAGACTCGGCGATCGGCTTCCAGGCCTACAACGACCCCGCCGCCATGGGCAGCGCGGCGGCGTTCCAGGCGTCCGCGGCCTCCGTCGGCTACGCGTTCAACTGGTTCTACGTCAACTCGACCGAGGCGGCGTACTTCAACTCCGGCTCGAACCCGGTCCGTCCGGCCACCGCCGACCCGAACCTGCCCACGAAGGCCGAGCCGGCGTACGAGTGGGTCGGCTGGAACCCGGACACCAACGACGCCACCTACATCCCGACCTCGGCGCACCCGCAGTCGGTCAACCAGGACTACTACGTCAGCTGGAACAACAAGCAGGCGCGGGACTTCGGGGCGGCCGACGGCAACTTCAGCTTCGGCTCCGTACACCGGGGTCAGCTGCTCGACGCCCCCGTGCGCGCCGCGATCGCCCAGCGCAAGCTCGGCCGCGCCGACGTCGTCAGGATCATGGCGGACGCGGCGGTGACCGACCTGCGCGGCCAGCAGGTCCTCGGCGACCTGCTGCGGGTGCTCGACAGCACGCCGGTCACGGATCCGGCGCTGGCCGACGCGGTCGGCAAGCTGCGTGCCTGGCAGCAGGCCGGCGCCCGCCGGGTGGAGACGACCCCCGGTTCCAAGGTCTACCAGCACGCCGGCGCGATCCGGATCTTCGACGCCTGGTGGCCGCTGCTGGCCTCGGCGCAGTTCCGCCCCGGCCTCGGGCCGGACCTCTACGCCGCGCTGGTCGACGCCATCGAGGTCAACGAGGCGCCGTCGGGCGGCCAGAACGGCGGGCGCGACGGCGCCGCGAGCTGGGCGTTGCAGGGTCAGGCGCACAAGGGCTCGTCGTTCCAGTACGGCTGGTGGGGGTATGTCGACAAGGACCTGCGCACCGTGCTCGGCGACCCCGTCGCCGGCGGGCTGGGCCGCGCGTACTGCGGCAACGGCAACCTCGGGGCCTGCCGACAGTCCCTACTCGACACGCTCGGCCAGGCCGCCGCGGTGCCGGCCACCACGGTCTATCCGGGCGACAACTCCTGCGGGGCCGGCGACCAGTGGTGCGCCGACTCGATCGCCCACTCCGGTCTCGGCGGCATCACCCACCCGGTGATCGCCTGGCAGAACCGCCCCACCTACCAGCAGGTCGTCTCCTTCCCGGCCCGCCGCGGTGACGACCTCACCAACCTGGCGCAGGGCCGTGCGGCCACCGCATCGAGCACCCAGTTCCTGACCAGCCACACCCCGGACAAGGCAGTCGACGGCAGTCTCTCCAGCCGATGGGCCAGCAGCTACAACGACAACCAGTGGATCCGCGTCGACCTCGGCGCGGCCCGCAGCGTCAGCCGGGTGGTGCTGCGCTGGGAAGCCGCCTACGGCACCTCGTACCGGGTCGAGGTCTCCGGCGACGGCAACTCCTGGACACCGGTGTTCACCACCACCACCGGCAACGGCGGCGTCGACAACGTCACCTTCGCCCCGGTCACCGCCCGCTACGTGCGGGTGTACGGCGTCAAGCGGGCCACCTCGTACGGGTTCTCGCTCTACGAGTTCGAGGCGTACGGACGCTGA
- a CDS encoding response regulator translates to MSIAVLLADDQQLVRAGFRSLLQRDRGIAVIGEASTGDEAVRAARTMRPDVVLMDIRMPGMDGITATRQIVADQRLSGCRVIILTTFETDEYVFAALAAGASGFLTKEVDPTGLRQAVRVVAAGEALLSPSVTRRVVAQFAHRPVPPTDDGGVRLAVLTDRERAVLRLVAAGLSNDEIARELFISPLTAKTHITRAIAKLGVRDRVQLVILAYETGLVRPGESAATE, encoded by the coding sequence ATGAGCATCGCCGTCCTGCTCGCCGACGATCAGCAGCTGGTTCGCGCCGGGTTCCGCAGCCTCCTGCAACGGGACCGGGGCATCGCGGTGATCGGTGAGGCGTCCACCGGCGACGAGGCGGTCCGTGCCGCGCGGACCATGCGGCCGGACGTCGTGCTCATGGACATTCGCATGCCCGGCATGGACGGGATCACCGCGACCCGCCAGATCGTGGCCGACCAGCGGCTGTCCGGTTGTCGCGTCATCATCCTCACCACGTTCGAGACCGACGAGTACGTGTTCGCCGCGCTCGCCGCCGGCGCGAGCGGCTTCCTCACCAAGGAGGTCGATCCGACCGGGTTGCGGCAGGCGGTACGGGTGGTCGCGGCCGGGGAGGCGTTGCTGTCCCCGAGCGTCACCCGCCGCGTCGTGGCGCAGTTCGCTCACCGGCCGGTGCCGCCCACCGACGACGGCGGCGTGCGGCTGGCGGTACTCACCGATCGGGAACGGGCCGTGCTGCGGTTGGTCGCGGCCGGGTTGTCCAATGATGAGATCGCTCGAGAACTGTTCATCAGCCCGCTGACCGCGAAGACGCACATCACCCGTGCCATCGCCAAGCTCGGCGTCCGGGACCGGGTTCAGCTCGTGATCCTGGCGTACGAGACCGGGTTGGTCCGGCCCGGTGAGTCCGCGGCTACGGAGTGA
- a CDS encoding aldehyde dehydrogenase family protein: protein MLTIDKIYIGGKFVTPHGTELAPLYNPSTEQVIGQVRLADEADANAAVAAAKRAFATFSRTTREERLAILRRLSAAFSARLDDLRNAMIEEYGATRALVEAGMPKAASVFDEAAQVLENYEFTRVRGDSTVTLAPVGVAAAITPWNYSIVFVAQKLASAVAAGCTIVVKPSELSAIQTQIMTECIDAAEVPPGVINIVTGRGDVVGEVLTTHPDVAKVGFTGSTAVGQHIMRNAAATMKRLTLELGGKSPSILLDDADIPSAVASALTAGFMNNGQACFAGTRILAPQSKLNEILDAIKKNVATLKVGDPGDATTAVGPLVNQKQFDRVQDYIRLGQQEGAKVLVGGEGRPDDLPKGWYVKPTVFTGVTNTMRIAREEIFGPVLVVIPYGDEQEAIDLANDTPFGLQAYVFSADTERARRVATQIEAGTVLINRAFGDPDAPFGGVKQSGIGREHGAYGLENFLEPRAVTA, encoded by the coding sequence ATGCTCACCATCGACAAGATCTACATCGGCGGGAAGTTCGTCACGCCTCACGGGACCGAACTAGCGCCCCTGTACAACCCATCCACCGAGCAGGTCATCGGCCAGGTACGCCTAGCCGATGAGGCCGACGCCAACGCGGCCGTCGCGGCGGCTAAGCGTGCCTTCGCTACCTTCTCCCGGACCACCCGGGAGGAGCGGCTCGCCATCCTTCGCAGGCTCAGTGCCGCGTTCAGCGCTCGTCTGGACGACCTCCGCAACGCGATGATCGAGGAGTACGGAGCCACCCGTGCACTCGTCGAGGCCGGCATGCCAAAAGCCGCCAGCGTCTTCGACGAGGCCGCGCAGGTCCTGGAGAACTACGAGTTCACCCGGGTGCGGGGGGACAGCACGGTCACGTTGGCGCCGGTGGGTGTCGCCGCGGCGATCACGCCCTGGAACTACAGCATCGTCTTCGTCGCGCAGAAGCTGGCCAGCGCGGTTGCGGCCGGCTGCACGATCGTCGTCAAGCCCAGCGAACTGAGCGCCATCCAGACGCAGATCATGACCGAATGCATCGACGCCGCCGAGGTCCCGCCGGGCGTCATCAACATCGTCACCGGGCGCGGCGATGTCGTCGGCGAGGTGCTGACCACCCATCCCGATGTCGCGAAGGTCGGCTTCACCGGCTCGACGGCGGTCGGACAGCACATCATGCGCAACGCCGCCGCGACGATGAAGCGACTGACCCTGGAACTGGGTGGTAAGAGCCCCAGCATTCTGCTCGATGACGCCGATATCCCGTCCGCCGTCGCGAGCGCGCTCACCGCCGGCTTCATGAACAACGGACAGGCGTGCTTCGCCGGAACCCGGATCCTGGCACCACAAAGCAAGCTCAACGAGATCCTCGACGCGATCAAGAAGAACGTCGCCACGCTGAAGGTGGGCGATCCCGGCGATGCGACCACGGCAGTCGGCCCGCTGGTCAACCAGAAGCAGTTCGACCGTGTACAGGACTACATCCGGCTGGGCCAGCAGGAGGGCGCCAAGGTGCTCGTCGGTGGCGAAGGCCGCCCTGACGATCTACCGAAGGGCTGGTATGTCAAGCCTACGGTCTTCACCGGGGTGACCAACACGATGCGCATCGCGCGCGAAGAGATCTTCGGGCCCGTGCTGGTGGTGATCCCCTACGGCGACGAGCAGGAGGCGATCGACCTCGCCAATGACACCCCGTTTGGGCTGCAGGCCTACGTCTTCTCCGCCGACACCGAGAGGGCCCGGCGCGTGGCGACCCAGATCGAGGCCGGCACCGTGCTGATCAACCGCGCCTTCGGCGACCCCGACGCGCCGTTCGGCGGTGTCAAGCAGTCAGGTATCGGCCGCGAGCACGGCGCGTACGGCTTGGAGAACTTCCTGGAGCCACGGGCAGTCACCGCCTGA
- a CDS encoding sensor histidine kinase — protein MVGAGAATAHLGGAARPHVPGWVVTALLAVATAAGVPAGVALAGGAVTVSGALPLAQTLAALVLLRSRWPLFTLLASVATVAAYRGAGLVEVGWVWPATVAFAATVLAGRIGGALAVGLGFLAYAANWEVTVGGRDPEWIAGHVGGEALWLAVVLAAALAYRNRRRWQDEVAARLEQSRHEQELAAGRRRAEERLRIARELHDVVSHTLAVVGVHLNVALDAVESAPGDARDALRLAQEVRGRAMADLGALVAVLRDDGVTGVESPVAQLDGVAALVQQVRSAGLRVTLDEVGDRSTVPTPVALAAYRVVQEALTNTVRHADAAQAVVTLRYAPDEVTVVVRDDGTAATGSAGGHGIAGMRERVEALGGRLAAGPADGGGFRVSAVLPVGGRR, from the coding sequence ATGGTGGGAGCGGGTGCAGCGACGGCGCACCTGGGCGGCGCGGCGCGGCCGCACGTGCCGGGATGGGTGGTCACCGCGCTGCTGGCGGTGGCCACGGCGGCCGGGGTGCCGGCCGGAGTAGCGCTCGCCGGCGGCGCCGTGACGGTGTCGGGGGCACTGCCACTGGCCCAGACGCTCGCCGCGCTGGTGCTGCTGCGTTCCCGCTGGCCACTTTTCACACTCCTGGCCTCGGTCGCGACCGTTGCCGCCTACCGTGGTGCCGGCCTGGTCGAGGTCGGCTGGGTCTGGCCGGCAACGGTCGCCTTCGCCGCGACCGTGTTGGCCGGCCGGATCGGTGGGGCCCTGGCGGTCGGGTTGGGTTTCCTGGCCTATGCGGCCAACTGGGAAGTCACCGTCGGCGGGCGCGACCCGGAGTGGATCGCGGGTCACGTCGGCGGCGAGGCGCTGTGGCTCGCCGTGGTGCTGGCCGCCGCGCTGGCGTACCGGAATCGCCGACGCTGGCAGGACGAAGTGGCCGCCCGGCTGGAACAGTCGAGGCACGAGCAGGAACTGGCGGCCGGTCGCCGCCGCGCGGAGGAACGGCTGCGGATCGCGCGTGAGCTGCACGACGTCGTCTCCCACACCCTGGCCGTGGTCGGCGTGCACCTCAACGTGGCGCTCGACGCCGTCGAATCAGCGCCGGGGGACGCCCGCGACGCGCTCCGGCTGGCGCAGGAGGTGCGAGGTCGGGCGATGGCTGACCTCGGCGCTCTCGTTGCCGTCCTCCGTGACGACGGCGTGACCGGAGTCGAGTCGCCGGTGGCCCAGTTGGACGGGGTGGCCGCTCTGGTGCAGCAGGTGCGTTCGGCGGGGCTGCGGGTGACTCTCGACGAGGTCGGTGACCGGTCGACCGTGCCGACGCCGGTGGCGCTGGCCGCGTACCGGGTGGTGCAGGAGGCGCTGACGAACACCGTCCGCCATGCCGACGCCGCGCAGGCCGTCGTCACCCTGCGCTACGCGCCCGACGAGGTCACCGTCGTCGTCAGGGACGACGGTACGGCGGCGACCGGCAGCGCTGGTGGGCACGGTATCGCGGGGATGCGGGAGCGGGTCGAGGCGCTGGGTGGCCGGTTGGCGGCCGGGCCTGCCGACGGTGGCGGCTTCCGGGTGAGCGCCGTGCTTCCGGTGGGGGGCCGACGATGA
- a CDS encoding MarR family winged helix-turn-helix transcriptional regulator, translating into MSAADVPPADRERGVNFGWSLGMVLRRWQEFVEEALQDLPHGSRGYHILAVVVHEDVPTQGALAARLVIDRSVLTYVIDDLEGAGLIERQLDPRDRRARRIVATEKGRRVLADAEERVARAEDYVLGGLSPEQRAGFRESAERAAEAIVSAAPGTDPCLAVESVIDPASRAA; encoded by the coding sequence ATGTCAGCTGCAGACGTGCCCCCGGCCGATCGTGAGCGTGGAGTCAATTTCGGCTGGTCGCTCGGCATGGTGCTGCGCCGGTGGCAGGAGTTCGTCGAGGAGGCGCTGCAGGATCTTCCGCACGGCAGCCGCGGGTATCACATTCTCGCTGTGGTGGTGCACGAGGATGTTCCTACGCAGGGTGCCCTGGCTGCTCGGTTGGTGATCGACCGTAGCGTGTTGACCTATGTGATCGACGACCTTGAGGGTGCTGGTCTGATTGAGCGGCAGTTGGACCCGCGCGATCGGCGGGCTCGTCGCATCGTGGCCACGGAGAAGGGCCGCAGGGTTCTGGCCGACGCCGAAGAGCGGGTCGCTCGTGCGGAGGATTACGTGCTGGGTGGTCTGTCGCCGGAGCAACGTGCGGGTTTCCGTGAGTCGGCCGAGCGGGCGGCGGAGGCGATCGTGAGCGCCGCGCCGGGCACTGACCCCTGCCTGGCCGTGGAGAGCGTTATCGACCCGGCGTCTCGGGCTGCCTGA
- a CDS encoding GbsR/MarR family transcriptional regulator, with translation MTARVLAALLFTERDTLTAGEIAETLTISSGSVSTALKSLTSVGLIEKVPAPGSRREHFRFREGAWATLMSEQNQLVKVMREAAEQGIAATGEDSSAGRRLAEMRDFYDYLWRELPAVIDRWKAQR, from the coding sequence ATGACCGCACGGGTGCTGGCGGCGTTGCTGTTCACCGAGCGGGACACGTTGACGGCGGGCGAGATCGCCGAAACGCTCACCATCAGCTCGGGCAGTGTGTCGACCGCGTTGAAGTCACTCACCTCCGTCGGGTTGATCGAGAAGGTGCCCGCTCCCGGGAGTCGCCGGGAACACTTCCGCTTCCGCGAGGGTGCCTGGGCCACGCTGATGTCGGAGCAGAACCAACTGGTGAAGGTGATGCGGGAGGCTGCCGAGCAGGGCATCGCGGCCACTGGTGAGGACAGCTCAGCCGGTCGCCGCCTGGCCGAGATGCGGGACTTCTACGACTACCTGTGGCGGGAGCTACCGGCCGTGATCGACCGGTGGAAGGCCCAGAGGTAG
- a CDS encoding DUF998 domain-containing protein, with protein sequence MPLVAVAVADGLNPQWSWLEHMASYFVHGRAGWLITVTGVSLAAASAVLIRLAVASSRGGRGGLWLLGVWAAGMLVAGVFPADPPGQWDRPPSTVGSIHGVGGLAAFLALPVAAVLLNRAWQRDARWLPVARALRLTTAAVVAAFVVFVVTWIDVMVGPTLSVGSTPTVVGLTERVMLWADVGWLAVAAMGLRRMARDG encoded by the coding sequence GTGCCGTTGGTCGCAGTCGCGGTGGCGGACGGGCTCAACCCGCAGTGGAGTTGGCTGGAGCACATGGCCAGCTACTTCGTCCACGGTCGGGCGGGCTGGCTCATCACGGTCACGGGAGTGAGTCTTGCCGCCGCCTCGGCGGTGCTGATCCGTCTGGCCGTCGCGTCCAGCCGCGGCGGGCGTGGGGGGTTGTGGCTGCTCGGTGTGTGGGCGGCGGGCATGCTCGTCGCGGGGGTGTTCCCGGCTGATCCGCCCGGCCAGTGGGACCGTCCGCCCTCCACCGTCGGTTCGATACACGGGGTTGGCGGGCTGGCCGCCTTCCTGGCGCTGCCGGTAGCCGCGGTCCTGCTCAACCGGGCGTGGCAGCGGGACGCACGGTGGCTGCCGGTCGCCCGGGCGCTGCGCCTCACGACGGCCGCGGTGGTGGCCGCCTTCGTCGTCTTCGTGGTGACCTGGATCGACGTGATGGTCGGCCCCACTCTCTCGGTGGGCTCGACGCCCACCGTCGTCGGGCTGACCGAGCGGGTGATGCTGTGGGCCGATGTCGGGTGGCTCGCGGTGGCCGCCATGGGCCTGCGCCGGATGGCACGAGACGGATAA